A genome region from Leguminivora glycinivorella isolate SPB_JAAS2020 chromosome 13, LegGlyc_1.1, whole genome shotgun sequence includes the following:
- the LOC125232457 gene encoding uncharacterized protein LOC125232457 isoform X1 yields the protein MSKRSLSTGTMVATKHKNKVVPCSTPEHQADSPSRDSDSVCDSEAASPVPFLCTQDGAEGETDVVWNYYTPKAEQTAVSRIKNSTPLSRKGRKISKPKVIDRPTSKRKAVNKVSHKKTALFQELMELNQNVHELITKKRPSEVNDEKQSGSEEDIFSDSSGQSPKSCFKSSRCLRKNLLSSKFAKPDLEPALESDDSMNECLIKASQVIEENILKVTPPKKPRYEPNKSKIKSSINFQMDQDSMDAILNSIKLDSPLVTRTKKAESPCLNNDSFDNFVGNLNDSTLERLTQAPNSKNKLNNSKNTNWMIDDIVLHDDSMSKSFFGRHNSMPESPSVDNKPSTSGMVITRYSSMPHGNTEITDPSDSPIRCTQDEIKRKHQLAREKLLAKRLLPFTSQSSQQQPEIKKKQFQPKFASTVNKVPNVMNNVASTLNNFPNVTNNVASTMNRVASTNNKILPKDLNQASSNFQQNNVISDKSKDIKLLIEKKRQEALMKLRRRQPQK from the exons ATGAGCAAACGAAGTTTGTCAACGGGGACGATGGTAGCTACAAAGCATAAAAACAAAG TAGTGCCATGCTCAACCCCAGAGCACCAAGCAGATTCTCCATCAAGAGACAGTGATTCTGTATGTGACTCTGAAGCGGCCAGCCCAGTGCCATTTCTCTGCACTCAAGATGGCGCCGAGGGTGAAACAGATGTTGTCTGGAACTATTACACACCGAAAGCTGAACAAACAGCTGTGTCTCGGATCAAAAACTCCACACCTCTTAGCAGAAAAGGAAGAAAAATATCGAAACCTAAAGTTATAGACCGTCCAACATCAAAACGCAAAGCTGTCAATAAAGTATCACACAAAAAAACTGCACTATTCCAAGAGCTAATGGAATTAAATCAGAATGTGCATGAATTAATTACTAAGAAACGGCCCAGTGAAGTTAATGATGAAAAACAATCAGGAAGTGAGGAAGACATTTTTAGTGATTCATCTGGCCAATCTCCCAAAAGCTGCTTTAAATCATCAAGGTGTCTTAGAAAAAATCTTTTAAGTTCGAAATTTGCCAAACCTGATTTGGAGCCCGCTTTAGAATCTGACGATTCAATGAATGAATGTCTTATTAAAGCCAGTCAGGTTATTGAagaaaatatattgaaagtaacaCCACCGAAGAAACCAAGATATGAACCAAACAAATCTAAGATAAAATCCAGTATTAACTTCCAAATGGATCAAGATTCTATGGATGCCATATTAAACAGCATTAAATTGGATTCACCTTTAGTAACTCGCACGAAAAAAGCTGAATCACCATGTTTGAATAACGATTCTTTTGATAACTTCGTAGGCAATTTAAATGATAGTACATTAGAGAGGCTAACACAAGCTCCAAACTCTAAGAATAAACTAAACAACTCAAAAAACACAAATTGGATGATAGATGATATAGTTCTGCATGACGATAGCATGTCTAAGTCATTTTTCGGGAGACACAACTCTATGCCCGAGTCGCCATCAGTAGATAATAAACCATCTACGAGTGGAATGGTTATTACGCGGTATAGCTCTATGCCACATGGAAATACTGAAATTACAG ACCCCAGTGACTCTCCAATCAGGTGTACTCAAGACGAAATAAAGAGGAAGCATCAATTAGCACGAGAGAAGCTTCTAGCAAAGCGGCTTCTGCCCTTCACTTCACAATCTAGCCAACAACAGCCAGAAATTAAGAAAAAACAGTTCCAACCTAAATTTGCCAGTACTGTGAACAAGGTCCCTAATGTAATGAACAATGTTGCCAGCACATTGAACAATTTCCCTAATGTAACTAACAATGTTGCCAGCACAATGAACAGGGTTGCCAGCACGAATAACAAAATACTTCCAAAAGATTTAAATCAGGCTTCTAGTAATTTTCAACAAAATAATGTCATTAGTGATAAGTCAAAAGATATAAAATTGCTTATTGAAAAGAAAAGACAAGAGGCGCTTATGAAATTAAGACGCCGTCAACCGCAGAAATAA
- the LOC125232457 gene encoding uncharacterized protein LOC125232457 isoform X2, with protein MELNQNVHELITKKRPSEVNDEKQSGSEEDIFSDSSGQSPKSCFKSSRCLRKNLLSSKFAKPDLEPALESDDSMNECLIKASQVIEENILKVTPPKKPRYEPNKSKIKSSINFQMDQDSMDAILNSIKLDSPLVTRTKKAESPCLNNDSFDNFVGNLNDSTLERLTQAPNSKNKLNNSKNTNWMIDDIVLHDDSMSKSFFGRHNSMPESPSVDNKPSTSGMVITRYSSMPHGNTEITDPSDSPIRCTQDEIKRKHQLAREKLLAKRLLPFTSQSSQQQPEIKKKQFQPKFASTVNKVPNVMNNVASTLNNFPNVTNNVASTMNRVASTNNKILPKDLNQASSNFQQNNVISDKSKDIKLLIEKKRQEALMKLRRRQPQK; from the exons ATGGAATTAAATCAGAATGTGCATGAATTAATTACTAAGAAACGGCCCAGTGAAGTTAATGATGAAAAACAATCAGGAAGTGAGGAAGACATTTTTAGTGATTCATCTGGCCAATCTCCCAAAAGCTGCTTTAAATCATCAAGGTGTCTTAGAAAAAATCTTTTAAGTTCGAAATTTGCCAAACCTGATTTGGAGCCCGCTTTAGAATCTGACGATTCAATGAATGAATGTCTTATTAAAGCCAGTCAGGTTATTGAagaaaatatattgaaagtaacaCCACCGAAGAAACCAAGATATGAACCAAACAAATCTAAGATAAAATCCAGTATTAACTTCCAAATGGATCAAGATTCTATGGATGCCATATTAAACAGCATTAAATTGGATTCACCTTTAGTAACTCGCACGAAAAAAGCTGAATCACCATGTTTGAATAACGATTCTTTTGATAACTTCGTAGGCAATTTAAATGATAGTACATTAGAGAGGCTAACACAAGCTCCAAACTCTAAGAATAAACTAAACAACTCAAAAAACACAAATTGGATGATAGATGATATAGTTCTGCATGACGATAGCATGTCTAAGTCATTTTTCGGGAGACACAACTCTATGCCCGAGTCGCCATCAGTAGATAATAAACCATCTACGAGTGGAATGGTTATTACGCGGTATAGCTCTATGCCACATGGAAATACTGAAATTACAG ACCCCAGTGACTCTCCAATCAGGTGTACTCAAGACGAAATAAAGAGGAAGCATCAATTAGCACGAGAGAAGCTTCTAGCAAAGCGGCTTCTGCCCTTCACTTCACAATCTAGCCAACAACAGCCAGAAATTAAGAAAAAACAGTTCCAACCTAAATTTGCCAGTACTGTGAACAAGGTCCCTAATGTAATGAACAATGTTGCCAGCACATTGAACAATTTCCCTAATGTAACTAACAATGTTGCCAGCACAATGAACAGGGTTGCCAGCACGAATAACAAAATACTTCCAAAAGATTTAAATCAGGCTTCTAGTAATTTTCAACAAAATAATGTCATTAGTGATAAGTCAAAAGATATAAAATTGCTTATTGAAAAGAAAAGACAAGAGGCGCTTATGAAATTAAGACGCCGTCAACCGCAGAAATAA
- the LOC125232535 gene encoding protein UXT homolog has product MASAQIEESIAKYEAFINDVLKEDLKKVDWRLQQINAEITDLIQQKHTLEVVTSKEKHPEGFKTQVNIGCNFFMEASVPDTSTMLINVGLNNFLEFPAEEVVKYLDVRIKAFERKAEELKDQSAKTKAHIKLMLFGIGELQEKATKKG; this is encoded by the coding sequence ATGGCTAGTGCACAAATCGAGGAATCTATTGCAAAATACGAAGCGTTCATCAACGATGTCTTAAAGGAAGACCTGAAAAAAGTGGATTGGCGACTGCAACAAATAAACGCCGAAATCACCGACCTGATTCAACAAAAACATACTCTTGAAGTGGTGACATCTAAAGAAAAACACCCAGAAGGCTTCAAAACACAGGTGAACATAGGATGCAACTTTTTCATGGAGGCCTCAGTTCCGGACACTTCGACGATGCTGATTAACGTTGGACTGAATAATTTCCTTGAGTTTCCTGCAGAAGAAGTGGTGAAGTATTTGGATGTGCGAATAAAGGCATTTGAGAGGAAAGCGGAGGAGTTGAAAGACCAAAGTGCTAAGACTAAGGCTCATATTAAGCTTATGTTGTTCGGTATTGGAGAGCTGCAGGAGAAAGCAACTAAGAAGGGATAA
- the LOC125232696 gene encoding fatty acid synthase-like, producing the protein MPHILEVGGTVPQRIVSCLQTLDTLLRLPHAVVSSMVLADELRAQEKPTQELVHAVAAIMGIRDIKKIVETATLVELGMDSLMGTEIKQTLERNHGILVSVQQVRTFTFAKLRVMADDESPASFDSLNPTKHNSLELCSIELMPKQVLVKLPSQPGISSNDRIVFMVHPIEGSINILRRLAANVRGTVYGLQCATSAPLDDIATLASFYLKHVRATQPQPPYLLLGYSFGASVAFEMALQLERDGCATRLVLVDGSPAFVNAHATNVIMKRSVLLQSDDADMLAYMAKVCYGLDSTEVTNELSHLPNGDARVDRLTDIITSHGVHTDKDTIRNAATSIHRRLTIGCLYKPTSSLRSPVTLFKAVDYKLFGEDYGLNDLCVELDVRKLEGTHNRILAADSGSAIADHVSELLAQC; encoded by the exons ATGCCGCATATCCTGGAGGTTGGCGGCACAGTGCCGCAGCGTATCGTCTCGTGTCTACAGACACTGGATACCCTGTTGAGGTTGCCGCACGCTGTGGTATCGTCCATGGTGCTGGCTGATGAACTTCGCGCGCAGGAGAAACCAACGCAAGAGCTTGTTCATGCCGTTGCCGCTATCATGG GAATCAGAGACATCAAAAAGATTGTTGAAACGGCAACTTTAGTGGAATTGGGGATGGACTCCCTGATGGGCACGGAGATTAAACAGACGTTAGAGCGAAACCACGGCATACTGGTCAGCGTTCAACAAGTCCGCACGTTTACCTTTGCCAAGCTTCGCGTTATGGCCGACGACGAGTCACCAGCATCCTTTGACAGTCTAAACCCGACTAAGCATAACTCGTTAGAGTTATGCTCTATAGAGCTTATGCCCAAGCAAGTTCTCGTCAAATTACCGTCGCAGCCAGGCATTAGTTCAAATGACAGGATTGTATTTATG GTACATCCAATCGAAGGCTCAATAAACATCCTTCGCCGCTTAGCAGCCAACGTACGTGGCACAGTATACGGACTACAATGCGCTACATCAGCTCCATTAGATGACATAGCCACTCTCGCGAGCTTCTACTTAAAGCACGTACGCGCCACGCAGCCACAGCCTCCATATTTGCTTCTTGGCTACTCTTTCGGCGCGAGCGTAGCCTTCGAGATGGCTTTACAACTAGAAAGGGATGGGTGCGCTACTCGACTGGTACTGGTCGATGGCTCGCCTGCTTTCGTCAACGCGCACGCTACTAATGTCATAATGAAGCGATCGGTGTTGCTGCAATCTGATGATGCCGATATGCTTGCTTATATGGCAAAAGTATGTTACGGACTGGATTCGACTGAA GTAACCAACGAGTTATCACATCTCCCTAACGGTGACGCGCGTGTTGACCGCTTAACAGACATCATCACTTCTCACGGCGTGCACACAGACAAAGACACAATACGTAACGCGGCGACCAGCATACACCGTAGACTCACCATCGGCTGCCTTTACAAACCTACTTCATCTCTCCGTTCACCAGTCACACTATTTAAAGCGGTAGACTACAAGTTGTTTGGAGAAGACTATGGGTTAAATGATTTATGCGTGGAGCTAGATGTAAGGAAATTGGAAGGCACGCATAATAGAATTCTGGCCGCCGACTCTGGTTCCGCTATCGCGGATCATGTGTCTGAACTTCTGGCACAATGttaa